Proteins co-encoded in one Azospirillum brasilense genomic window:
- a CDS encoding hydantoinase B/oxoprolinase family protein: MTTQTTTKTTTIDPVTLAVLKGRLEQIADEMDATLYRSAFNPIIAEARDACHGLYHAETGATLVQGTNGLPIFVGAMAFAVKAVIDKVAREGDLHPDDIFLFNDPYDGGTHLNDFRLVRPIFRQGRLFCWMASVGHWLDIGGNVPGNFNARATDSFQEGVRIPPVKLVKAGAMNHDLLAILAANSRVPVSNYGDLNGQLNALDLGVRRLTELLDEHGEDTVAAAFDAFTARAEALMRSALSRLPDGTYSFEDYLDNDGITADRLRIALDLTIAGDRMVLDFSRSSAPCAGPLNIAYSTAVACCYVALKHVFTDVPANAGCLNPITFVIPETTLLAVKPPKPVGGYTETILRVIGVVFGALALADPARATAAPFGTINALSLAGHRPDGSRWVMFSFFGGGLGGNPESDGLNHANNPISTATIPPVEILEAAYPVMFTQWALRPDSAGAGLHRGGLGAVYEIEALTAADVFLLGERGVFAPFGVAGGTPAALNRFVWQSDEGEKSPPLASKVTDVKIRDGQRVRLETPGGGGWGDPRRRDAEAVARDVRLGYLGAEAARSAYGVALTDDGALDIAATAALRETSAA; encoded by the coding sequence ATGACCACCCAGACCACCACCAAGACCACCACAATCGACCCCGTCACGCTGGCCGTCCTCAAGGGCCGGCTGGAGCAGATCGCCGACGAGATGGACGCGACGCTCTACCGCTCGGCCTTCAACCCGATCATCGCCGAGGCGCGCGACGCCTGCCACGGCCTCTACCACGCCGAGACCGGCGCCACGCTGGTGCAGGGCACCAACGGCCTGCCGATCTTCGTCGGCGCCATGGCCTTCGCGGTCAAGGCGGTGATCGACAAGGTGGCGCGGGAGGGCGACCTTCACCCCGACGACATCTTCCTGTTCAACGACCCCTACGACGGCGGCACGCACCTGAACGACTTCCGGCTGGTGCGGCCGATCTTCCGCCAGGGCCGGCTGTTCTGCTGGATGGCGTCGGTCGGCCACTGGCTCGACATCGGCGGCAACGTGCCGGGCAACTTCAACGCGCGGGCCACCGACAGCTTCCAGGAGGGCGTGCGCATCCCGCCGGTGAAGCTGGTCAAGGCCGGGGCGATGAACCACGACCTGCTGGCGATCCTCGCCGCCAACTCCCGCGTGCCGGTGTCCAACTACGGCGACCTGAACGGGCAGCTCAACGCGCTCGACCTCGGCGTGCGCCGGCTGACCGAACTGCTGGACGAGCATGGCGAGGACACCGTCGCGGCGGCCTTCGACGCCTTCACCGCGCGGGCCGAGGCGCTGATGCGCAGCGCGCTGTCCAGGCTGCCCGACGGCACCTACAGCTTCGAGGACTATCTCGACAACGACGGCATCACCGCCGACCGTCTGCGGATCGCGCTGGACCTGACCATCGCGGGCGACCGCATGGTGCTGGATTTCTCCCGCTCCTCGGCACCCTGCGCCGGGCCGCTCAACATCGCCTACTCCACGGCGGTCGCCTGCTGCTACGTCGCGCTGAAGCACGTCTTCACCGACGTGCCGGCCAACGCCGGCTGCCTCAATCCGATCACCTTCGTCATCCCCGAGACGACGCTGCTGGCGGTGAAGCCGCCCAAGCCGGTCGGCGGCTACACCGAAACCATCCTGCGCGTCATCGGCGTTGTGTTCGGCGCGCTGGCCCTGGCCGACCCGGCCCGCGCCACCGCGGCACCATTCGGCACCATCAACGCGCTGTCTCTGGCCGGCCACCGTCCGGACGGCTCGCGTTGGGTGATGTTCTCCTTCTTCGGCGGCGGTCTGGGCGGCAACCCGGAGAGCGATGGGCTGAACCACGCCAACAACCCGATCTCCACCGCCACCATTCCGCCGGTGGAAATCCTTGAAGCCGCCTATCCGGTGATGTTCACCCAATGGGCGCTGCGCCCGGATTCCGCCGGGGCCGGCCTGCACCGCGGCGGGCTGGGGGCGGTCTACGAGATCGAGGCGCTGACCGCCGCCGACGTCTTCCTGCTGGGCGAGCGCGGCGTCTTCGCGCCCTTCGGGGTGGCCGGCGGCACGCCCGCCGCGCTGAACCGCTTCGTCTGGCAGAGCGACGAGGGCGAGAAATCGCCGCCGCTCGCCTCCAAAGTCACCGATGTGAAGATCCGCGACGGCCAGCGCGTCCGGTTGGAGACTCCCGGTGGCGGCGGCTGGGGCGACCCGCGACGCCGCGACGCCGAGGCCGTGGCCCGCGACGTGCGGCTCGGCTACCTCGGCGCCGAGGCCGCGCGCAGCGCCTACGGCGTGGCGCTGACCGACGACGGCGCGCTCGACATCGCCGCCACCGCGGCGCTCCGCGAAACCTCCGCCGCCTGA